The Thermosynechococcus sp. HN-54 DNA segment GTGCCGCTTAATTCGCCGTGAAGGGTGCACAGTTCCCATTCTCATGATCAGTGCCAAAGGCAGTGAAATTGATCGCGTGGTTGGCCTTGAAATTGGTGCCGATGACTACTTGGCTAAGCCCTTTGGTATGCGGGAGATGCTGGCGCGCTGTCGTGCCCTATTGCGGCGGACGCAAATTCAACAGGCCACAGTGCCAACGGTTCTGCGCTTTCGTGATCTCTGTCTCTATCCCCAAGAATGCCGCGTAACCCTGCGGGGCGAGGAGATCAATCTATCCCCCAAAGAATATAAACTGCTTGAACTGTTTATGCGTCACCCTCGCCGCGTTTGGCCACGGGAGCAGTTACTCGATCAAGTGTGGGGGCACGACTTTATTGGCGACAGCAAAACCGTCGATGTCCACATCCGCTGGCTACGGGAGAAAATTGAAACCGATCCCAGTCATCCCCAGTACATTCTTACGGTGCGGGGTTTTGGCTATCGTTTTGGTTGAGCCTCAGTAGGACAATCGCCATCAAAGCTGCCGGTAAAAGGAGCAGTAAAGCAATTATGCCGAAACTTGGCGGCAAGGGATAGAGGGGAGCCGCAAATTTAATCCCTAGGGAAATCAACAGCGACACAAGGAAAACCACGGATAACCACGTTAGTTCTGACAGCCATGGTGTCATGTTATTTCTCCATCCCTAGGGCAGTTTCAAGGGCAGTGGCCATGATGGCAGTGGGTGCGGGTTGGCCAATCCAGTACTCCAAGGCTGCGGCTCCCTGATGGAGAAGCATGGCAAGGCCGTCGAAGGTTTGCAGTCCCCGTGCCATCGCTAATTGCAGGAGGAGGGTGGGGCGAGGCTTGTAGATCAGGTCATAGACAATGGCGGTGGTGGGCAATCGTGCCAAGTCCTCGGCTGTTAGGGGGGTGGTGCCAGTATGGGGACTCATGCCAATGGGGGTGGTATTGACCACAAGGCTGACTTTCTCCAAACAACTGGCTCGCTCTGACCATGAAAGGGGATGGAGAGTGATCTGTGGCCAACTGGCAACAAAGGCCTCTAGCCGTTCCTCTTGGCGACCACTGATATAAATCTGCCGACAGCCCAAGTCATAACAGGCAGTGACCACGGCTCGTGCCGCACCGCCATAGCCCAAGACTAAAACGGCAATCTCTGACCACGGGTAGGATTGTTGCCGCAGTGGTGCTAAGAAGCCATGCACATCAGTATTGGTACCGACCCATCCCTTTTCACTGCGATAGACGGTGTTAACTGCCCCCACCTGCTGTGCGAGGTCGCTGACATCCGCCAAATAGGAAAGGATGGTTTCCTTGTGGGGAATGGTGACATTAAAGCCGACGACGTTCAGGGCATCTAGGCCAGCGATCGCTACCCCCAACTGCTGTGGTTTGACCCAAAAGGGCACATAGACATAGTCTAGACCAAGATGTTCCAGCGCTGCATTGTGCATTGCCGGTGAGAGGGTGTGCGCAATCGGGTCACCAATGACTCCCAGAAGTTGGGTTTGGCCAGAGATCTTCGGCATCCGCCCCTAGACAGCCTCGTGATCTTTTTCGCTGGTACGAATGCGAATGACCTGCTCTACGGGGGTGACGAAGATCTTACCGTCGCCAATTTCGCCGGTGCGGGCAGCTTCAATAATTTTCGCCACGACCATATCCACCTGATCGTCTTCGACCACAATCTCAACTTTTAACTTTTGTAAAAATTCCACCGTGTATTCTGAACCACGGTACCGTTCCGTTTGCCCCTTTTGCCGCCCAAAGCCGCGTACTTCGGAGACGGTCATGCCGACAATACCCGCATTGACAAGGGCAATCTTGACTTCATCCAGTTTGAAGGGACGAATAATGGCTTCTACCTTTTTCAATGTCAAACTCCTTACTTTATGGCAACGGGCTAATCTTTATTTAGCATTGGCAAAAGAGTATAGCGTGTAGCAATAACTACATTATCTCCAATCGTCGGGCGATCGCCCAATGGGAAGGTCTCGCGCTGGCTCCAGAAAATAAGCTCTAATAGGGAAGGTGATTGAGAGGGAGTCAAGCATGGGGTGGCAGCGACCCGATGGCCGTCAACCACAGGAATTGCGATCGCACCGCTTTCAGCGACATTTCACTCAATTTGCCTTGGGATCAGTCCTTGCCCAAGCAGGGCACACTCAAGTCCTGTGTACCGTCAGTCTCACCGAAGGTGTACCCAAGTTCCTAGAAGGCACGGGTCAAGGCTGGCTGACCGCCGAGTACCGCATGCTGCCCAGTGCGACACGACCCCGACAAGAGCGGGAATTTCTCAAACTCTCTGGGCGCACCCAAGAAATCCAGCGCCTCATTGGTCGCAGTTTACGCTCTGCCTTGGACTTATCCTTACTGGGGGAGCGCACGCTAATTGTGGATGCGGATGTCCTCCAAGCCGATGCTGGCACGCGATCGCTGGCGATTACTGGCGGATACATTGCCTTGGTGGATGCCCTTAGTTCTCTGCTTCAGCAAGGGGTGCTCAGAGAATCCCCCCTGCGCCATCAGGTGGCGGCAGTCTCTGTGGGTTTAATTGACGGTGACCCCTATCTCGATTTGAGCTACGCTGAGGATGTCGCTGCCAGTGTGGACTTCAATGTTGTGATGACAGCCAATGGTCAATTCATTGAGGTTCAAGGAACAGCCGAGATGAGTTCCTTTGATCGGGCAACCCTTGATCGGCTTCTCGATGTGGCGACCCAAGGTATCCAAGAGCTAATTGAGATCCAACAGCGCGTCCTAGCGGCAAGCCATGAGTGAGCCGGCCATTTACCTCGGACACATCGTCAAGTCCAACTCCCACTGCGATTATGTAGCACAACTGGTGGATCGATTGGATGTGTCCCACCCCCCCACCCCAGAAGACTACAGCTTTGGTCGCTTTGTCAAGCTAGAGGATGAGCAGCGCCATTGGGCGGTCGGCGTCATTTACAATTCGCAACTGTTGAATCCCCAGTTCCATCAGATTAGCCCTCGCCTCACCACTCATGCTGACACCTTTCTCAGTCCGGATTTGGTCAGTGAAACCCGCACCCTGCTGTGGATTGCCCTCATTGGTCATTTGGTGACTGCCGAGGATCGCCTCTATGGCCAGCAGGGGATGCCGAAGCTGGTGGTGCCAGTCAATACCCCTGTTTGGCAGCTAACAACCGCAGAGGTACTCGCCTTTCATCGCAGTGCCCAAGGCCAAGCCCAGTTTCGCTACTATGCCCATTTGTTGCGCTCAACGGGAAACTATGCCGCACCCTTGTTGGGGCAAATTCTGGAAACCATTACGCCCCTCTTCAGTGGGACTGAACAGCGATCGCTAGCAATTCTCAGCAAAGAGCTGGCCTGGCGGCACACATTGGGGAGCTTACGCTAGGACTAGATACAGAAATTGGGGTTTGGCAAACAAACTTCATGAAAAATTCTATGCAATGGTGACAAATCTAGGATCTTTCTGCTAAGGTCATTAAGTGTGTGAGGAGCGAACCAGTTAAGGGCACCGAGACGAAACACGGCCAGTCGTCGGTGCTCTTTCTGATTTTTGAGACTATGCTGGCACGAGTTTGGAGTGCAGCCGTTCTAGGAATTGACGCGATTCCCGTTGGCGTGGAGGTAGATGTTTCCGGCGGGTTACCGGGGATTGTCGTCGTTGGTTTGCCCGATGCGGGGGTTCAAGAGGCACGGGAGCGAGTGAAGGCGGCCATTCGCAATGCGGGGTTTAGCGTTCCAATGCGGCGAATTGTCGTGAATCTCACCCCTGCCGATTTACGCAAAGAAGGTCCTAGTTTCGATCTCCCTATTAGCGTTGGTATCCTAGCGGCCTCAGGACAGGTTGCAACCGACTTACTCGGTGATCATCTTTTTCTGGGGGAAGTGTCCCTCGATGGCACATTGCAAGCGGTGGCAGGGGTGCTGGCGATCGCCGTTGCCGCGCAAGCCCAAGGAATGACCGGTCTCGTGGTGCCGATGGCCAATGTCACGGAAGCAACGGTGGTGCGGGGACTGAAGGTCTATGGTTGCCACACCCTTGCCGAAGTCGCGGCTTTCTTGAATGACCCTAGCTCGCGATCGCCCGCCACGCATCCCTTGAATTCCCAGTTCTTACCCTCTCCCGAATTTACCCTTGACCTCAAAGACGTAAAGGGGCAGTATCAGGCACGGCGCGCCTTGGAAATTGCCGCTGCTGGCGGCCACAATCTCATCTTTGTCGGGCCACCGGGAAGTGGCAAAACAATGTTGGCGCGGCGTTTACCCACGATCTTGCCGCCCTTGACATTTGAAGAAGCCCTTGAAGTCACGAAAATTCATTCCGTTGCTGGCTTGCTCAAAGAACGCGGGCAGCTGCTGCAAACCCCTCCCTTTCGTAGCCCTCACCACTCTGCCTCTGGCCCTGCCCTTGTCGGGGGTGGCAGCTATCCACGACCGGGGGAAATCTCCCTTGCCCATCGCGGGGTGCTCTTTCTCGATGAATTGACGGAATTCAAGCGGGATGTGTTGGAGTTTTTGCGTCAGCCCCTTGAGGATGGCCAAGTCACAATTGCCCGCACCCGCCAATCCGTCGTTTTTCCAGCGCAATTTACCTTGGTGGCCAGCACGAATCCCTGTCCCTGTGGCTACTATGGCGATCCCGTGCAACCCTGTACCTGCTCCCCTCGCCAGCGAGAACAGTATTGGGCAAAACTCTCTGGTCCGCTGTTGGATCGCATTGATTTGCAAGTGAGTGTCAGCCGCCTCAAGCCAGAGGAAATCACCCGCCAAGCGCCGGGAGAAGATTCAGCCACCGTACGGCAGCGGGTCTTGGCGGCGCGATCGCGAGCGCAACGGCGGTTTGCCCAAGAACCCAGTCTCCACTGCAATGCCCAAATGCAAAGTCGCCATCTGCGCCAGTGGTGTCGTCTAGATGAGCCTTCCACGAAGCTTCTAGAGGGGGCGATCGCCAAATTAGGGCTATCGGCACGAGCCACAGACCGTATCCTAAAAGTAGCCCGTACAATTGCCGATTTGGCCGACTGTGAAACGATTGCCGCTGCCCATGTGGCCGAAGCCATTCAATACCGCACGATTGATCGTCTGCAATAGACGTGGCTGGTGCGCGCTGCTGCTGGGTTTCTTAGCTCTACTGCTTATTGGCTGTACAACGGCGACCCAATCCGAGAAGCCAATTGAACTCGTGTTTTGGCATGGGGTCAACCCACCCCCCAACCGCGTGGTACTCCAGCGGCTTGTGGATCGCTTCAATGCTCGGCATCCCCAGATTCACGTTCAAGCCCTCTATGTCGGACAGCCGGATCAACAGTTGCCCAAAATTCTAGCGGCGGTGGTGGGCAATGCCGCACCGGATCTGCTCTGGTATAACCCCACGATCACGGGTCAATTTGTTGATCTGGGGGCCCTGCGTCCCCTCGATGACTGGTGGCAAGCCTCCCCCTACCGTGACCACGTCAGTCCTGCCCTGATTCCAACGATGCGCTACGGCGGCCATTACTGGTCAATTCCCTTTGCCACGAACAATGTTGGAATCTTTTATCGTCCGAGCTTATTTGCTGCCGCTGGCATACAAACCCTGCCCACCACATGGCAGGAGTTGGAGCAGGTGAGCCAAACCCTCAAGGCACAGGGCATCACCCCGCTGCTCCTTGCCCTTGGCCAAGGGGAATTTGCCGTTTTCACATGGTTGCCCTTCTTTTGGAGCGCCGGTGGCAGTCTCGGAGAAACGCCAGAAACCGCCCACATTGACACACCGCCAGCGATCGCGGCTCTTGACTTTTGGCAACGCCTACGACAAAAGGGTCTCGCCATCCTCTCTGCCCCTGAACGTGGCTATGAACTGGATCAATTTATCCGTGGCGAAGTGGCGATGCAGATTACTGGCCCTTGGACATTAGCTCAACTGCAACAGTCGGGGATAGATTTTGGCGTCCTCCCCATGCCCGCCCTCCAGACCCCTGCAACAGCCCTAGGGGGAGAAAACCTCTTTGTCTTTCGCTCAACACCCCAGCGGGAACAGGCGGCTTTGGCATTCCTAGACTATGTCCTCAGTGAAGAATTCCAAACAGAGTGGGCTTTGGGGACAGGATACTTGCCAGTGAACGAAACGGTGCGTGCCAACGATCGCTACCAAGCCTTTGTGTCGCAACAGCCGGCGCTCCGTGTCTTTTTGGATCAGATGGCCGCTGCTAGGGCTAGGCCTAACTTCCGTGGTTATGCCCGCTTTTCCCAAACCCTTGGGCGAGCGATCGAAAGCGTTCTCCTTGGAACATCAACCCCGAAAACCGCAGTGGAAACCGCAGAGCAACGTTGGCAACTGATGCGTCCGCGTTAGAAGAGACTACCCGCTGCCTTGACCATATTGGCTGGGTTAAAGGCATCCATGGCAGCGGTCGCCTCATAACCACAGTGCACCATGCAGTCACGGCACTTGGGATTGCCACTTTTGTGGCCGTATTTGTCCCAATCCGTGTTTTCAATCAGCTCCTTCCACGTCTTGTAGTGGCCTTCGTTCAGCAGATAGCAGGGCTTTTGCCAGCCCAATACGCTATAGCTAGGCATTCCCCAAGGGGTACACTCATAGTCCTTTTCACCCACAAGGAAATCAAGGAACAGGGGATTGTGGTTGAAATTCCACTTCTTCTGACCCGCACGGTAGGGGGCGAGAATTTCACGGAAGAGGGCACGGGTTTGCTCCCGCTTGAGGAAGTGCTCCTGATCCGGTGCCCACTCATAGGCATAGCCCGGCGAAATCATCATGCCATCCACCCCTAGGGAACTGACAAAATCAAAGAACTCTTGCATTTCCTTGGGATCCACCCCTTCAAAAATGGTCGTATTGGTGGTGACACGGAAGCCCTTTGCTTTGGCCGCTTTAATGGCTTTTACAGCCGTGTCAAAGACCCCTTTACGATCCACACATTTGTCGTGCCATTCCCGCAGACCATCGAGGTGAACGCTGAAGCTAAAGTAGGGGGAGGGCTTGAACTTGTGGAGATTTTCCTCTAGAAGAATTCCGTTGGTGCACAGATAAACAAACTTCCGCCGTGCCACCAAGCCACTGACAATTTCATCAATTTGTGGGTGCAGCAGGGGTTCCCCACCGGGAATGGCGACAATCGGCGCACCACATTCCTCGACGGCCCGGAAGCACTCCTCCGGCGTGAGATACTTGCGCAAGACTTCAAGGGGATGCTGAATTTTACCGCAGCCCGAACAGGCCAGATTACAGCGAAAGAGAGGCTCAAGCATCAAGGTGAGGGGAAAGCGCTTTTTGCCCTGTAGGCGTTGTGAGATGATATAGGTTGCGACTTCCACTGCCTGCTTGATGTGGACTCCCATGGGCAATTCTCCTCAATGTGGCTAATTTTCTAGCCAAGACGCTTAATAGATGCTTATAGTTGTAGCAGCTTTGTGGGCGATCGCCAAAGTGTCCTATCAGGTTTGCAAAGTGGCACACTATGCTCGTGCTCAAGAGGGTAGCGGCACCGACGGTGAAAATTTTTGCAAAATCCCCTAGCCAATCTTGACAGAGATACATATAATCAGAGACCATTAGAGGTACTGTAGAAAAATCCCTTTTGCTTAACCTCTATAGCCTAAGAGACCAAAGGTTAAGCATAGACTTTCATCAAGGCTGGCATGGGGTGACATCTTTCCCTTCTGCAAATCGTGCAGGGCTTTTTAGGTATCACCAGAGTTGCGTTCCGCGTTCCAATGCCAACCCACCTCTACAGGAACCCTTTTCCCAACCATCTTAAAGCCAAACTTGCATGCGTCCCTTACAGGGGCAAGAGTGGCTAAACACTGTGCTAGATGCCTTTAGCCAATTCATGCTGACGTTTATTTTGTTAAGAAATTCTAAGGATAATGAATGCCTAAGCAAATTATTATTGCCGAGGAACATCGGCTAGCGGCGGTCTTTGCCGAGGATCAAATTCAAGAATTGATTGTGGCCACGGGAACCCATCAGGTGGGGGACATCTACCTTGGCGTTGTTGAAAATGTCCTGCCGGGCATTGATGCGGCCTTTGTCAATTTAGGGGATGCCTCCCGTAATGGCTTTATCCATGTGACTGACCTAGGACCATTACGCCTGAAGCGAACTGCTGGGGCAATCACGGAATTGCTCGCACCGCAGCAAAAAGTGCTGGTTCAGGTGATGAAGGAACCCACGGGCAATAAAGGGCCACGGCTGACAGGAAATATTTCGTTGCCTGGGCGCTATCTCGTGCTGATGCCCTATGGTCGGGGGGTGAATCTATCGCGACGGATTACCAATGAAGCGGAACGGCATCGGCTACGTGCCTTGGGTATTTTGGTCAAACCCGCTGGCATGGGGCTACTGGTGCGTACAGAGGCTGAGGGTGTCTCCGAAGAGGCCATACTTGAGGATCTGGAACTCCTGCAACGGCAGTGGGAAACGATTCAACAGCAGGCGGCCTCCAGCCGTCCTCCCCAGCTTCTGGGGCGCGATGATGACTTTATCCAAAAAGTGC contains these protein-coding regions:
- a CDS encoding P-II family nitrogen regulator, which translates into the protein MKKVEAIIRPFKLDEVKIALVNAGIVGMTVSEVRGFGRQKGQTERYRGSEYTVEFLQKLKVEIVVEDDQVDMVVAKIIEAARTGEIGDGKIFVTPVEQVIRIRTSEKDHEAV
- a CDS encoding YifB family Mg chelatase-like AAA ATPase gives rise to the protein MLARVWSAAVLGIDAIPVGVEVDVSGGLPGIVVVGLPDAGVQEARERVKAAIRNAGFSVPMRRIVVNLTPADLRKEGPSFDLPISVGILAASGQVATDLLGDHLFLGEVSLDGTLQAVAGVLAIAVAAQAQGMTGLVVPMANVTEATVVRGLKVYGCHTLAEVAAFLNDPSSRSPATHPLNSQFLPSPEFTLDLKDVKGQYQARRALEIAAAGGHNLIFVGPPGSGKTMLARRLPTILPPLTFEEALEVTKIHSVAGLLKERGQLLQTPPFRSPHHSASGPALVGGGSYPRPGEISLAHRGVLFLDELTEFKRDVLEFLRQPLEDGQVTIARTRQSVVFPAQFTLVASTNPCPCGYYGDPVQPCTCSPRQREQYWAKLSGPLLDRIDLQVSVSRLKPEEITRQAPGEDSATVRQRVLAARSRAQRRFAQEPSLHCNAQMQSRHLRQWCRLDEPSTKLLEGAIAKLGLSARATDRILKVARTIADLADCETIAAAHVAEAIQYRTIDRLQ
- the rph gene encoding ribonuclease PH, with the translated sequence MGWQRPDGRQPQELRSHRFQRHFTQFALGSVLAQAGHTQVLCTVSLTEGVPKFLEGTGQGWLTAEYRMLPSATRPRQEREFLKLSGRTQEIQRLIGRSLRSALDLSLLGERTLIVDADVLQADAGTRSLAITGGYIALVDALSSLLQQGVLRESPLRHQVAAVSVGLIDGDPYLDLSYAEDVAASVDFNVVMTANGQFIEVQGTAEMSSFDRATLDRLLDVATQGIQELIEIQQRVLAASHE
- the hpnH gene encoding adenosyl-hopene transferase HpnH — encoded protein: MGVHIKQAVEVATYIISQRLQGKKRFPLTLMLEPLFRCNLACSGCGKIQHPLEVLRKYLTPEECFRAVEECGAPIVAIPGGEPLLHPQIDEIVSGLVARRKFVYLCTNGILLEENLHKFKPSPYFSFSVHLDGLREWHDKCVDRKGVFDTAVKAIKAAKAKGFRVTTNTTIFEGVDPKEMQEFFDFVSSLGVDGMMISPGYAYEWAPDQEHFLKREQTRALFREILAPYRAGQKKWNFNHNPLFLDFLVGEKDYECTPWGMPSYSVLGWQKPCYLLNEGHYKTWKELIENTDWDKYGHKSGNPKCRDCMVHCGYEATAAMDAFNPANMVKAAGSLF
- a CDS encoding winged helix-turn-helix domain-containing protein, yielding MLSIDTVAEPAKAPFATPPALANILVVEDEDLIRETLVLALQEEGYHTLVASDGYEALNLINTYLLIDTSPENTEVHLIILDVMLPGINGLDLCRLIRREGCTVPILMISAKGSEIDRVVGLEIGADDYLAKPFGMREMLARCRALLRRTQIQQATVPTVLRFRDLCLYPQECRVTLRGEEINLSPKEYKLLELFMRHPRRVWPREQLLDQVWGHDFIGDSKTVDVHIRWLREKIETDPSHPQYILTVRGFGYRFG
- a CDS encoding shikimate dehydrogenase, whose amino-acid sequence is MPKISGQTQLLGVIGDPIAHTLSPAMHNAALEHLGLDYVYVPFWVKPQQLGVAIAGLDALNVVGFNVTIPHKETILSYLADVSDLAQQVGAVNTVYRSEKGWVGTNTDVHGFLAPLRQQSYPWSEIAVLVLGYGGAARAVVTACYDLGCRQIYISGRQEERLEAFVASWPQITLHPLSWSERASCLEKVSLVVNTTPIGMSPHTGTTPLTAEDLARLPTTAIVYDLIYKPRPTLLLQLAMARGLQTFDGLAMLLHQGAAALEYWIGQPAPTAIMATALETALGMEK
- a CDS encoding ABC transporter substrate-binding protein: MWPKPFNTARLIVCNRRGWCALLLGFLALLLIGCTTATQSEKPIELVFWHGVNPPPNRVVLQRLVDRFNARHPQIHVQALYVGQPDQQLPKILAAVVGNAAPDLLWYNPTITGQFVDLGALRPLDDWWQASPYRDHVSPALIPTMRYGGHYWSIPFATNNVGIFYRPSLFAAAGIQTLPTTWQELEQVSQTLKAQGITPLLLALGQGEFAVFTWLPFFWSAGGSLGETPETAHIDTPPAIAALDFWQRLRQKGLAILSAPERGYELDQFIRGEVAMQITGPWTLAQLQQSGIDFGVLPMPALQTPATALGGENLFVFRSTPQREQAALAFLDYVLSEEFQTEWALGTGYLPVNETVRANDRYQAFVSQQPALRVFLDQMAAARARPNFRGYARFSQTLGRAIESVLLGTSTPKTAVETAEQRWQLMRPR